The Thermocrinis ruber genome has a window encoding:
- a CDS encoding cytochrome c oxidase subunit 3: MAHEETHVAHHETSPWGLPVGLVPLVLSLAAVAYFGWGWSLVGLILAGVALVLLVIGVIGWANEHFSKEPDQGLGFQGIVWFVFAEVVIFGSIFAGFWMARVTHATEWVTKWIPEGGMNLPLVGLLTLILWASSFTIWKAEKALEHNDLGGYRMWLIATMVLGTLFIALHAWEWMHLWEKGFTISSNMYGTGFYMLTGVHASHVIVGIGMQLVLLLTSGKALGKITPIKAASFYWHFVDLAWLLVAGTAYIVGSYGTF, translated from the coding sequence ATGGCGCATGAAGAAACACATGTAGCACATCACGAAACAAGCCCATGGGGCTTACCAGTAGGTTTGGTGCCTTTAGTTCTCTCTTTAGCGGCGGTTGCGTATTTTGGATGGGGATGGAGTCTCGTGGGTCTAATACTTGCAGGCGTAGCCCTTGTGCTTTTGGTAATAGGTGTAATAGGTTGGGCTAATGAGCACTTCTCAAAGGAGCCGGACCAAGGGCTTGGCTTTCAGGGTATAGTTTGGTTTGTCTTTGCGGAAGTCGTAATATTCGGCTCAATCTTTGCGGGCTTTTGGATGGCAAGGGTTACACACGCCACTGAGTGGGTTACTAAATGGATTCCAGAGGGTGGAATGAACTTGCCCCTCGTAGGTCTTCTGACCCTTATCCTTTGGGCTTCAAGCTTTACCATATGGAAGGCGGAGAAGGCTTTGGAGCATAATGATCTTGGTGGATACCGGATGTGGCTTATAGCAACTATGGTGCTTGGCACTCTGTTCATAGCTTTGCACGCTTGGGAGTGGATGCACCTTTGGGAAAAGGGCTTCACAATAAGCTCAAACATGTATGGTACTGGTTTTTACATGCTAACCGGTGTGCACGCCTCCCACGTTATCGTAGGAATAGGTATGCAGTTGGTGCTTTTGCTAACAAGCGGTAAAGCCCTTGGAAAGATCACCCCAATAAAGGCTGCAAGCTTTTACTGGCACTTTGTGGATCTAGCTTGGCTTTTGGTAGCCGGCACTGCCTATATAGTAGGTTCTTACGGAACCTTTTAA
- a CDS encoding cytochrome c oxidase subunit I, whose amino-acid sequence MAVAKAPSIPWYGATLKEWLFTTDHKKVGMLYLVTVLLYFAVAGLFGMLIRFEQTVPGIQLPSLFGKTGADLYNYLLTGHGAVILLWWAVNVWVGGFANILVPLMIGAKDVAFPRLNAFGYWAFFGASVLVLLTLIPQNWIMMLWTGYPPYSINENAGSTILYVAIVTLYGVSSTAGSVNMITTIVSLRAKGLGWTKLNLFVHSIMAASLINLFGVPALLGAVALLFTDKYLGTNFYNPALGGDPLFYQHLLWFYSHPVVYIMILPAFGVFSEVISTMSRKPIFGYISMMLAIYAIASVGFFTWVHHMFVSGVPDWARVIFSYTTLFVAVPTGIKIFNWVATLHKGAIRFNAPMLFTLGGILMFLIGGLTGIPNAMVSIDLGVSDSLFVVGHFHYVLGMALTFGAFSGMYYWYPKIIGKMYSEGLAKLSFWLMLIGSNIFYFFQMYMGMVHGMPRRYADYPPIPEWVSLMQIQTVGAVILGIGILLSFINWIKSLWGPKAPDNPWGSPSLEWTMTDTPVGPHNFKKYPVEVPEDWHPYAYYKGYHTHI is encoded by the coding sequence ATGGCGGTAGCAAAAGCTCCTTCAATTCCATGGTACGGAGCCACCTTAAAAGAATGGCTCTTTACCACAGACCACAAAAAGGTAGGTATGCTCTACCTTGTAACAGTGCTCCTATACTTTGCGGTAGCAGGTCTCTTTGGTATGCTGATAAGATTTGAGCAGACTGTACCCGGTATTCAACTACCCTCCCTCTTTGGTAAAACTGGGGCAGACCTTTACAACTATCTGCTTACTGGACACGGTGCGGTTATCCTGCTCTGGTGGGCGGTCAATGTTTGGGTAGGTGGCTTTGCCAACATACTTGTTCCCCTGATGATAGGGGCGAAGGATGTTGCCTTCCCGAGGCTAAACGCCTTTGGATACTGGGCTTTCTTTGGTGCCAGCGTGCTGGTGCTTCTTACCCTCATTCCCCAAAACTGGATCATGATGCTATGGACTGGATACCCTCCCTATTCTATAAACGAGAACGCAGGTTCTACCATCCTATACGTTGCCATAGTCACCCTTTATGGAGTATCATCCACCGCAGGTTCTGTGAACATGATCACTACCATTGTTAGCCTTAGGGCAAAGGGTCTTGGATGGACAAAGTTAAACCTCTTTGTGCACTCCATAATGGCAGCGAGCCTTATAAACCTCTTTGGTGTGCCAGCCCTTCTGGGAGCAGTAGCCCTTCTCTTCACTGACAAATATCTTGGAACAAACTTTTACAACCCAGCCTTGGGTGGAGACCCACTGTTTTACCAACACCTTCTCTGGTTCTACTCTCACCCAGTTGTTTATATCATGATCCTTCCAGCCTTCGGTGTGTTCTCTGAGGTAATATCCACCATGTCCAGAAAGCCCATATTTGGATACATATCCATGATGCTCGCTATTTACGCCATAGCGTCGGTTGGTTTCTTTACTTGGGTCCATCACATGTTCGTCTCCGGTGTGCCAGACTGGGCAAGGGTGATCTTTTCTTATACAACCCTCTTTGTGGCAGTGCCGACGGGTATAAAGATCTTCAACTGGGTGGCAACCTTGCACAAGGGTGCCATAAGGTTCAATGCGCCCATGCTCTTTACGTTGGGTGGAATTCTCATGTTCCTGATAGGAGGTCTTACGGGCATTCCAAACGCCATGGTGTCCATAGACCTTGGTGTATCTGACTCTCTATTCGTAGTAGGACACTTCCACTATGTGCTTGGTATGGCACTTACCTTTGGAGCCTTCAGCGGTATGTATTATTGGTATCCAAAGATTATAGGCAAGATGTATTCGGAAGGGCTTGCAAAGCTAAGCTTTTGGTTGATGCTGATCGGCTCCAACATCTTCTACTTCTTCCAAATGTATATGGGAATGGTTCACGGTATGCCAAGAAGGTACGCAGACTATCCACCTATTCCCGAATGGGTTAGCTTGATGCAGATCCAAACTGTTGGTGCGGTAATACTCGGAATAGGAATCTTGCTTAGCTTTATCAACTGGATCAAGAGCCTCTGGGGTCCAAAGGCACCCGACAATCCATGGGGTTCTCCATCCCTCGAATGGACCATGACAGACACCCCCGTTGGACCTCACAACTTCAAAAAGTACCCCGTAGAGGTGCCCGAAGACTGGCATCCCTACGCATACTATAAGGGTTATCACACCCACATATAA
- the radC gene encoding RadC family protein — translation MYPKKSIRELPKDLRPREKLAKFGASNLSDEELLAVIFGSGTKGEDVISLASKVVSLGWETLMSMDVEELTKKIKGLGFAKACQLKAVIELAKRINDPYGDFKISNPQDAYNFVKKKVLFDERREHLIALYLTPTNKVVDYEVVAIGKMNSLYAEPKDILYTAVKKACSSLIVLHNHPKGDARPSKEDIEFTKRLKQACELLGFELLDHIIINQKEFFSFRSNGLL, via the coding sequence ATGTATCCAAAGAAGTCCATAAGGGAACTACCCAAGGACCTGCGCCCTCGGGAAAAGCTCGCCAAGTTTGGTGCATCCAACTTATCGGATGAGGAACTTTTGGCGGTTATCTTCGGCTCTGGCACAAAAGGTGAGGATGTTATAAGCTTAGCAAGCAAGGTAGTTAGCTTAGGATGGGAAACGCTTATGTCTATGGATGTGGAGGAGCTAACTAAGAAGATCAAAGGTTTGGGCTTTGCTAAAGCTTGCCAACTCAAAGCAGTCATAGAACTTGCCAAAAGGATAAACGACCCCTATGGAGACTTTAAAATCTCCAACCCGCAAGATGCCTACAATTTTGTCAAAAAAAAGGTGCTCTTTGATGAAAGGAGGGAACATCTCATTGCCCTTTATCTTACACCAACCAACAAGGTGGTAGATTACGAAGTGGTTGCCATAGGTAAAATGAACTCCCTTTACGCAGAACCAAAGGATATACTCTACACCGCCGTAAAAAAAGCATGCAGTTCTTTGATCGTCCTGCACAACCATCCAAAGGGAGACGCAAGACCATCAAAGGAAGACATAGAGTTCACCAAAAGACTAAAGCAAGCCTGCGAGCTGTTGGGTTTTGAACTTTTAGACCACATTATCATTAACCAAAAGGAGTTTTTCTCGTTCAGAAGTAACGGACTTCTTTAA
- the mtnP gene encoding S-methyl-5'-thioadenosine phosphorylase: MLGIIGGSGLYRMDGLKNLREVSLNTPFGEPSSPVILGELSGKQVAFISRHGLNHQYPPSLVPYRANLWAFKELGVKRVLAISAVGAINERFKPGDFVVVDDLIDLTKRREDTFYKGAYSVEVQGEDKPSKLLREKKVVHVDMTQAYCPHMRKVLIETLEELKLSYHPAGVYACTEGPRFETPAEIRAIKLLGGDVVGMTGYPEVALARELGMCCASLCVVANPAAGIAGYRLTSEEVILMMKNKEEEIKKVLRLFVANLPEERLCKCEESLEGAEV; this comes from the coding sequence ATGCTCGGTATTATAGGTGGAAGCGGGCTTTATAGAATGGATGGGTTAAAAAATCTCAGAGAGGTGTCCCTAAACACACCCTTCGGAGAGCCTTCTTCTCCTGTGATCTTAGGTGAGCTAAGCGGGAAGCAAGTTGCCTTCATATCAAGGCATGGGCTAAACCATCAGTATCCTCCCTCCCTTGTGCCATACAGGGCAAACCTTTGGGCTTTTAAGGAACTTGGAGTAAAAAGGGTCTTGGCTATTTCTGCGGTGGGGGCTATCAATGAGAGGTTTAAGCCGGGGGACTTTGTGGTGGTGGATGACCTCATAGATTTAACCAAAAGGCGGGAAGACACCTTTTATAAGGGTGCCTACTCAGTGGAAGTACAAGGAGAGGACAAACCCTCCAAGCTCCTGAGAGAAAAAAAGGTAGTTCATGTGGATATGACGCAGGCTTATTGCCCTCATATGAGAAAGGTTTTGATTGAAACTTTGGAAGAGTTAAAGCTCAGCTATCATCCCGCGGGCGTCTATGCCTGCACGGAGGGCCCAAGGTTTGAAACACCCGCAGAAATAAGGGCTATAAAGCTATTGGGTGGAGATGTGGTAGGTATGACCGGCTATCCGGAGGTTGCCTTGGCGAGGGAGCTCGGCATGTGCTGTGCGAGCCTTTGTGTAGTGGCAAACCCAGCGGCGGGCATTGCAGGCTATCGTCTAACCAGCGAGGAGGTTATTTTAATGATGAAAAACAAGGAAGAAGAGATAAAGAAAGTGTTAAGGTTATTTGTAGCAAATCTCCCAGAGGAGAGATTATGCAAATGTGAAGAATCTTTGGAAGGGGCGGAGGTTTAA
- the coxB gene encoding cytochrome c oxidase subunit II: MKYLLTLLALTGSVFAEEVLAYPRVYWENSVKVWFWVAVIIYLIVAIPSIYFAIKYRYKKGEREEGEHIEGNTALEVVWTVIPTIIVLFLGTYSFANFVKQRNAPEGALELKVVAFMWGWEFEYPNGKKVYAFFNPEGFTAPEEQKAYIPAGKPVKVYLTSRDVIHSFFVHPAKITEDAVPGRITKLWFQINKPGEYFVFCREYCGTWHARMFAILKVVPEEEFNKWLGGAEPAQQTSSIEANITTQ, translated from the coding sequence ATGAAGTACCTATTAACACTGCTTGCCCTCACTGGGTCAGTTTTTGCAGAGGAGGTGCTTGCCTACCCGAGGGTTTACTGGGAGAACTCAGTAAAGGTATGGTTCTGGGTAGCGGTCATAATTTACCTCATAGTAGCCATTCCCTCCATTTACTTTGCCATCAAGTATCGCTACAAAAAGGGAGAGCGTGAGGAAGGAGAGCACATTGAAGGAAACACTGCCCTTGAGGTTGTCTGGACTGTCATACCCACCATCATCGTGCTGTTTTTGGGCACCTACTCCTTCGCAAACTTTGTAAAGCAGAGGAACGCCCCAGAGGGTGCCTTGGAGCTCAAAGTGGTTGCCTTCATGTGGGGTTGGGAGTTTGAGTATCCCAACGGAAAGAAGGTTTATGCCTTCTTTAACCCGGAAGGATTCACAGCCCCAGAAGAACAAAAGGCATACATACCTGCTGGCAAACCCGTTAAGGTCTATCTAACCTCAAGGGATGTGATCCACTCCTTCTTTGTGCATCCTGCAAAGATCACCGAGGATGCGGTGCCCGGTAGGATCACAAAGCTTTGGTTCCAAATCAACAAGCCCGGTGAATACTTTGTCTTTTGCAGGGAATACTGCGGAACCTGGCACGCAAGGATGTTTGCGATCTTAAAGGTTGTTCCCGAGGAAGAGTTCAACAAGTGGCTTGGTGGAGCCGAGCCAGCCCAACAAACTTCAAGCATTGAAGCTAATATTACAACCCAATAA
- a CDS encoding isoprenyl transferase, whose translation MLKIPRHIAVIMDGNGRWAKERGLPRIAGHYEGVKRAEEVVYACQELGVEFLTLYTFSTENWKRPKEEIKALFELFENYLTKKVPELKKRDIKLKFIGRRDRLPKSTLKVMDYAEKETKNCTSLTVILAVDYGGRDEIIRAVNKLLNSGIKSITEEQFAQFLDLVGIPEPDLLIRTAGEERVSNFLLWHIAYTEFYFSPVYWPDFTKEELIKALEDFSCRERKFGAVL comes from the coding sequence ATGCTGAAAATACCTAGGCACATAGCGGTCATAATGGACGGTAATGGGAGGTGGGCAAAGGAAAGAGGTCTGCCAAGGATAGCAGGACATTATGAAGGCGTAAAAAGGGCAGAAGAAGTAGTCTATGCATGTCAGGAGCTAGGCGTGGAGTTTTTGACACTGTACACCTTTTCCACAGAAAACTGGAAAAGACCCAAGGAAGAAATAAAAGCCCTCTTTGAGCTTTTTGAGAACTATTTAACCAAAAAAGTTCCAGAGTTAAAAAAGAGAGACATAAAGCTGAAGTTTATAGGAAGGAGAGACAGACTTCCTAAAAGCACTCTGAAGGTTATGGATTACGCGGAAAAAGAAACAAAGAACTGTACATCCCTTACGGTTATTTTGGCAGTGGATTACGGAGGTAGGGATGAGATAATTAGGGCAGTAAACAAACTGTTAAACTCTGGCATAAAGAGTATAACTGAAGAACAATTTGCCCAATTTCTAGACCTTGTGGGTATTCCAGAACCTGATTTGCTTATTAGAACCGCCGGAGAAGAGAGAGTATCCAACTTTCTACTTTGGCATATTGCCTATACTGAATTTTACTTTTCACCGGTTTATTGGCCCGATTTTACAAAGGAAGAGCTCATAAAGGCCTTGGAAGACTTTTCCTGCAGGGAGAGAAAATTCGGTGCGGTTCTCTAA
- a CDS encoding SCO family protein: MRWVLVLLTVFGVLTLSWAVPMPKDHEGFFDPTILKIEEEKYLGKQVADVEFTDEHGRTHKLLDYIKGHPTALILGYYTCDSACPLIIKNAIEASKNISKDFRGIVLSFDKEDTLRDLQEFKKKLGISPSSRWTFGIMKEEDIKKLSQSLGYRFFYSRQDRVFVHPNVVIFIDPEGKVSRYLYGISPRETDFRIALAEAETFRITKNTIVDIAFMVCYKYDPNTGKYGLNPVVLFAIAGFTLGSFTLAYAFIKRAKEV; encoded by the coding sequence ATGAGGTGGGTGTTAGTCCTGCTTACCGTGTTTGGGGTCTTAACCCTTAGCTGGGCTGTACCAATGCCCAAAGACCATGAAGGCTTTTTTGACCCAACAATCTTGAAAATTGAAGAGGAGAAGTATTTGGGTAAACAGGTTGCAGATGTGGAATTTACCGACGAACACGGAAGAACCCACAAACTTCTGGACTACATAAAGGGACATCCTACCGCCCTGATCCTCGGCTACTACACCTGCGACTCCGCGTGCCCTCTCATAATCAAAAACGCCATAGAGGCATCCAAAAACATAAGCAAAGACTTTAGGGGAATTGTTCTTTCCTTTGACAAGGAGGATACCCTAAGAGATTTGCAGGAGTTCAAGAAAAAGCTGGGTATCTCTCCCTCCTCCCGCTGGACCTTTGGCATTATGAAGGAAGAGGATATAAAGAAGTTATCTCAGTCTTTGGGCTATAGGTTCTTCTACTCAAGGCAGGACAGGGTTTTTGTCCATCCCAACGTGGTGATATTTATAGACCCAGAGGGTAAGGTATCAAGATACCTGTATGGTATATCTCCGAGGGAAACGGATTTTAGGATCGCTTTAGCGGAGGCGGAGACCTTCAGGATCACCAAAAACACCATAGTGGATATAGCCTTCATGGTCTGCTACAAGTACGACCCCAACACAGGCAAGTATGGACTAAACCCTGTGGTACTCTTTGCTATAGCCGGCTTTACTTTGGGTAGTTTTACCCTTGCTTACGCCTTTATTAAAAGAGCAAAGGAGGTGTAG
- a CDS encoding phosphatidate cytidylyltransferase, whose protein sequence is MRFSKGREGVGLLIGVATFLSAFLPNSMFLLFLCLLAFGMARELGKALGASEVSYLAPLVLVLSVFSFELGIAGVLLLAFLFAYLRWSLDCLLKAVFVLIYAGFLPIYLYMVKSQSSWELIKLVFFAYTVDTASYYAGKLFGKRPLAVRLSPKKTWEGLAGGMLGGMLFFYFINKPVLLAVPFVLIALAGDLFKSFIKRQVGIKDFSNLLGEHGGLVDRFDSVLFVAIFWKFL, encoded by the coding sequence GTGCGGTTCTCTAAAGGGAGGGAAGGTGTAGGTCTTCTCATAGGCGTAGCAACTTTTCTATCTGCCTTTCTTCCGAATTCTATGTTTTTACTCTTTCTGTGTCTCTTAGCCTTTGGTATGGCAAGGGAATTGGGAAAGGCTTTGGGAGCTTCAGAGGTTTCTTATCTTGCCCCTTTAGTACTTGTTTTATCTGTTTTTAGTTTTGAGCTTGGAATCGCTGGAGTTCTACTGCTTGCTTTCTTGTTTGCATACCTTAGGTGGTCCTTGGACTGTCTTTTGAAGGCGGTTTTTGTACTTATTTACGCTGGTTTTTTACCGATATATTTGTATATGGTCAAGAGCCAAAGTTCGTGGGAACTTATTAAGTTAGTCTTTTTTGCATACACGGTGGATACTGCCTCTTATTATGCGGGTAAGCTTTTTGGTAAAAGACCTTTGGCGGTTAGGTTATCCCCTAAAAAGACCTGGGAAGGTTTGGCGGGCGGTATGCTTGGTGGTATGCTCTTTTTTTACTTTATTAATAAGCCCGTACTCCTTGCAGTGCCTTTTGTTCTTATCGCCTTAGCGGGAGACCTCTTCAAAAGCTTTATTAAAAGACAGGTGGGAATTAAAGACTTTTCTAACCTGCTTGGAGAACATGGTGGTTTAGTGGATAGATTTGATTCGGTGCTCTTTGTTGCGATTTTTTGGAAATTCCTATAA
- a CDS encoding UDP-N-acetylmuramoyl-L-alanyl-D-glutamate--2,6-diaminopimelate ligase, protein MEPSKIKGITQNSKEVQEGWVFVAIKGSSTDGHNFVQEALSRGASLVFVERDVGIKDERIIKVEDTRKFLGELANEFFGRPSERLKVVGITGTNGKTTSSHIVEAVLNAGGIPTGLIGTIYYRFKNKIYEYEGRTTPDPIQWHRTLKQMLEDGAEVVACEVSSHALDQRRVWGTKFFITAFTNLSQDHLDYHGSMENYFRAKLRLFVEYPQEYSLINIDDEYGRRILEELKGKAITYGRNGNLRIIDFETSIEGSKLTLEWEGRTYKFSSNLRGEFQAYNLSLGILVGFLFGLDAETIQHGVERVIVPGRFETFFKEGKLAIVDYAHTPDALEKVLITARRLTKGKLWVVFGAGGNRDKTKRPLMGKVAGKWADFVVITSDNPRWEEPEAIIEDILKGIEQKQKVFVQKDRKEAIKFALQNAKEGDVVLIAGKGHEDYQEIKGVKYPFKDQDVVKEVLNV, encoded by the coding sequence GTGGAGCCTTCCAAGATAAAGGGCATCACCCAAAATTCAAAGGAAGTTCAGGAAGGTTGGGTTTTTGTGGCCATAAAGGGTTCCTCCACAGATGGACACAACTTTGTTCAAGAAGCCCTAAGTAGAGGTGCCAGTTTGGTATTTGTGGAGAGGGACGTAGGAATAAAAGACGAGAGGATCATCAAGGTTGAAGACACCAGAAAATTTCTTGGAGAGTTGGCTAATGAGTTCTTTGGCAGACCTTCCGAAAGGCTAAAAGTAGTGGGTATAACGGGCACCAACGGAAAGACCACAAGTAGCCATATAGTGGAAGCTGTTCTCAACGCAGGGGGTATTCCCACCGGTCTTATAGGCACCATATACTACCGCTTTAAAAACAAAATATACGAGTATGAAGGAAGAACGACGCCGGACCCTATCCAGTGGCACCGTACATTAAAGCAGATGTTGGAGGATGGGGCAGAGGTGGTAGCCTGCGAGGTTTCTTCCCATGCCTTAGACCAAAGGCGTGTTTGGGGCACAAAGTTTTTTATAACTGCCTTTACCAACCTCTCTCAGGATCATCTGGACTATCATGGCTCTATGGAAAACTACTTTCGGGCAAAGCTGAGGCTCTTTGTAGAGTACCCGCAGGAGTATTCTTTAATAAACATAGACGATGAATACGGTAGGCGAATCTTAGAAGAGCTCAAAGGAAAAGCTATAACTTACGGAAGGAATGGAAATCTTAGAATAATAGACTTTGAGACATCTATTGAGGGTAGCAAGCTTACTCTTGAGTGGGAAGGTAGGACCTACAAATTTTCCTCCAACCTAAGGGGTGAATTTCAGGCTTACAATCTCAGTTTGGGCATCCTTGTGGGCTTTCTCTTTGGCTTGGATGCGGAGACAATACAACACGGTGTAGAAAGGGTAATCGTTCCCGGCAGGTTTGAGACCTTTTTCAAGGAAGGGAAGTTGGCAATAGTAGATTATGCCCACACGCCAGATGCCTTGGAGAAGGTTTTGATCACTGCCAGAAGACTGACAAAGGGCAAGTTATGGGTGGTCTTTGGTGCTGGTGGCAACAGGGATAAGACCAAAAGACCTTTGATGGGAAAGGTTGCGGGAAAGTGGGCAGACTTTGTGGTTATAACCTCCGACAACCCAAGGTGGGAAGAACCCGAAGCTATAATAGAGGACATTTTGAAGGGCATAGAGCAAAAGCAAAAGGTCTTTGTGCAAAAGGACAGAAAGGAAGCAATAAAGTTCGCTTTGCAGAACGCCAAAGAGGGAGATGTAGTCCTCATAGCAGGCAAAGGACATGAAGACTACCAAGAAATAAAAGGAGTAAAATATCCCTTTAAAGACCAAGATGTTGTGAAGGAGGTATTGAATGTGTGA
- a CDS encoding class I SAM-dependent methyltransferase, with protein MHKFDPEKLKKLDDPERLSLFDPEAVLKSFGLKPGMTVLDVGTGAGFYLPYLSKMVSDSGKVYAIDISPEAVEYARNKVSQLGLKNVEVLLSQENQIPLPDNTVDFTYMAFVFHELEDPVKFLKELERVSKPISYLALIDWKKEERDKGPPPEEVYSEWEVGMILEEAGLRVGRVVEVGPYAYGFYAMFVKQ; from the coding sequence ATGCATAAGTTTGACCCAGAAAAACTGAAGAAGTTGGACGATCCAGAAAGGCTTAGCCTTTTTGACCCGGAGGCAGTTCTCAAATCCTTTGGGTTAAAGCCCGGTATGACAGTTCTTGATGTGGGCACAGGTGCAGGCTTTTATTTACCTTACCTTTCCAAAATGGTCTCAGATAGCGGAAAGGTCTATGCCATAGATATAAGCCCAGAGGCGGTGGAGTATGCAAGGAACAAAGTTAGCCAGCTTGGGCTCAAAAATGTGGAGGTTCTGCTGTCCCAAGAGAACCAAATTCCACTCCCAGACAACACGGTAGATTTCACATACATGGCTTTTGTATTTCATGAATTAGAGGACCCAGTGAAGTTTTTAAAAGAGCTTGAAAGGGTAAGCAAACCCATTAGCTACCTTGCCCTCATAGACTGGAAGAAGGAGGAAAGGGACAAAGGACCACCACCCGAGGAGGTTTATTCTGAGTGGGAGGTGGGAATGATCCTAGAAGAGGCGGGTTTAAGGGTAGGAAGGGTGGTGGAGGTGGGACCCTACGCCTACGGCTTTTATGCGATGTTTGTAAAGCAATGA